In the Serinus canaria isolate serCan28SL12 chromosome 22, serCan2020, whole genome shotgun sequence genome, one interval contains:
- the TACC1 gene encoding transforming acidic coiled-coil-containing protein 1 isoform X1: protein MAFSAWQILSPVQWARWTWSAVRGGGSPEEGDGGVGAAEEDDDDDEEEQDPPAGGSALGFSSDSTDNFETPEAETPACSPLKEFCEPPGSPESEARSPEPGGHGDLLVGEAHWDSSPGKHPKDEAQAEIGAPKASLDAKGETEPDKSPLMQPLAGLGCQADPGHSAVEPVPHVGTAPWERAMPGEDTGTGLVELRADALGQEQLGKGKTPSLGRKTDEATEDTQLDPEQHDRSVSPFVAGACQLQSCAPAAPQRLPHPTELGGDPALEAPGQLLKPGADSTEARESVEAKPASPRRGSRIPASKLTPKRHRESPKRAAEDAERGPTEPPRGSSQLGPTGWDSSSLNSLSGSSALQNSPVLPKGSYQFDPNNFDSMDPFKPTKTLASSDADSCSTADNSLNEILESQTLEMQDDALKGRDSPKKPKSRLITSGCKVKQHEAQPLVLDISAQDEGVLISEIPDLTNRDGRATDEEKLASTTSTQKPAGLEKKAEAEDDLEYFECSNVPVSAGKHRPEAGFEKEVCKQMEKGGPGIFPDNPGLCSMDKCPSVSRSESPLAGICLSESEKAAVLTLIREEIITKEIEANEWKKKYEESRQEVLEMRKIVAEYEKTIAQMIEDEQRTNMTSQKNLQQLTMEKDQALADLNSVERSLSDLFRRYENLKGVLEGFKKNEEALKKCAQDYLTRVKQEEQRYQALKVHAEEKLDKANEEIAQVRTKAKAESAALHAGLRKEQMKVESLERTLQQKNQEIEELTKICDELIAKLGKSD from the exons ATGGCGTTCAGCGCCTGGCAGATCCTCTCGCCGGTGCAGTGGGCCCGCTGGACCTGGTCGGCGGTGCGGGGCGGGGGCAGCCCCGAGGAGGGGGACGGCGGGGTCGGTGCTGCcgaggaggatgatgatgatgatgaggaggagcaggaccCGCCGGCGGGGGGCTCGGCCCTCGGCTTCAG CTCGGACTCCACTGATAATTTTGAGACCCCTGAAGCAGAAACACCAGCCTGCTCGCCACTCAAGGAGTTCTGCGAGCCCCCGGGATCGCCAGAGTCTGAGGCCAGGAGCCCAG AGCCAGGTGGCCATGGTGACCTGCTGGTAGGGGAAGCCCACTGGGACAGCTCGCCTGGGAAGCACCCCAAAGATGAGGCTCAAGCAGAGATTGGAGCCCCTAAAGCCAGTTTGGATGCTAAAGGGGAAACTGAGCCTGACAAGTCACCCCTGATGCAGCCCTTggccgggctgggctgccaGGCTGACCCTGGGCACTCTGCTGTGGAGCCTGTGCCCCATGTGGGCACAGCCCCCTGGGAGCGGGCCATGCCAGGAGaggacactggcacagggctggtggagctgagggctgatgccctgggccaggagcagctcggGAAAGGGAAAACACCTTCCCTGGGGAGGAAAACAGATGAAGCCACAGAAGACACCCAGCTTGACCCCGAGCAGCACGACAGGAGTGTGAGCCCCTTTGTGGCAGGggcctgccagctgcagagctgtgccccagcagccccacaacgcctcccccatcccactgagctgggaggggacccTGCTCTGGAggccccagggcagctcctgaaACCTGGGGCTGATTCTACAGAGGCCAGGGAGAGTGTGGAGGCCAAGCCAGCTTCacccaggaggggcagcaggatcCCAGCCAGCAAGCTGACACCGAAGAGACACAGAGAGTCCCCCAagagagcagctgaggatgCAGAGAGGGGTCCCACAGAGCCACCCCGGGGCTCCTCCCAGCTGGGTcccacaggctgggacagctccagcctcaACTCTCTCAGTGGCAGCTCAGCGCTGCAAAATTCACCAGTTCTCCCCAAGGGCTCTTACCAGTTTGACCCCAATAACTTTGACTCCATGGATCCTTTCAAGCCCACCAAGACGCTTGCCAGCAGCGACGCTGACTCTTGCTCCACTGCAGACAACAGCCTCAATGAAATCCTGGAATCTCAGACTCTGGAGATGCAGGACGATGCCCTGAAAGGCAGAGACTCCCCCAAGAAGCCCAAGTCACGCCTGATAAC gagcGGCTGCAAGGTGAAGCAGCACGAGGCGCAGCCCCTGGTCCTGGACATCAGTGCTCAG GATGAAGGAGTGTTGATCTCAGAAATCCCAGACCTTACAAACCGGGATGGACGTGCCACTGATGAGGAGAAGTTGGCCTCCACCACCTCCACGCAGAAACCAGCGGGGCTGGAGAAGAAGGCCGAGGCAGAAGATGACCTGGAGTACTTTGAGTGCTCCAACGTGCCTGTGTCTGCAGGGAAGCACAGACCAGAGGCAG GTTTTGAAAAGGAGGTTTGCAAGCAGATGGAAAAGGGAGGGCCTGGCATCTTCCCT GACAATCCCGGCCTGTGCTCCATGGACAAGTGCCCCAGCGTGAGCAGGAGTGAGAGTCCCCTGGCTGGCATCTGCCTCAGCGAGTCCGAGAAGGCAGCTGTGCTCACACTCATCAGAGAGGAG ATAATCACCAAGGAGATCGAGGCCAACGAGTGGAAGAAGAAATACGAGGAGAGCcggcaggaggtgctggagatgag GAAAATTGTGGCTGAGTATGAGAAGACCATTGCCCAGATGATAG AGGATGAGCAGAGGACAAACATGACATCTCAGAAgaacctgcagcagctcacaaTGGAAAAGGACCAGGCTCTGGCAGACCTGAACTCGGTGGAGAGGTCCCTGTCGGATCTGTTCAGGAGATATGAAAACCTGAAGGGCGTCCTGGAAGGATTTAAGAAG AATGAAGAAGCCCTGAAGAAATGTGCTCAAGATTATCTAACCCGTGTCAAGCAGGAGGAGCAGCGGTATCAGGCCCTGAAAGTCCACGCAGAGG